GTATCGTCAGAGGCCTATTGGTTAAAAAGGGCGTTTTCTTCAAACAGTCATACTTCCTGGATATTCAAAAAGTAACTACCTTCGGCTGGGATGGGGTTATGATTGACGATAGCGAGTATCTCGAAAAGTTAAAAGATAATCCTGAATATACACTGACACATCAGCATTCTCTAAATGGGATGATGATGCTTTCTAAGAGCGGAGATTCTCTTGGTTTGTTAAAAGATGTATATTTTCAGGAAGAAATGGGCACAATCGTAGGGTATGAAATCACGGATGGCTTCTTTTCGGATATAACGGAAGGCAAACAAGTCATTCAATCCGGGAAGCCCGTAGCGATCGGAAAGGATGCCATTATCGTAGATGTAGATAATACGTGAGGTGTCTTTTCATGTTTAAGTGTCCGAATTGTCAAAGTAAGGATATAGGCAAAATTGGTATCAACCAATATTATTGCTGGAATTGCTTCATTGAGCTATCCGTTAACAAAGGTCTTATTAATACCCACCAAGTGGAGGAAGATGGTTCACTTAGTTCCTTGGACGATTTGTTTGAAGAAGAAGA
The window above is part of the Bacillus sp. SORGH_AS_0510 genome. Proteins encoded here:
- a CDS encoding PRC-barrel domain-containing protein codes for the protein MRTFSLLKGQPVFETNSGTKIGEISDLCISSNGIVRGLLVKKGVFFKQSYFLDIQKVTTFGWDGVMIDDSEYLEKLKDNPEYTLTHQHSLNGMMMLSKSGDSLGLLKDVYFQEEMGTIVGYEITDGFFSDITEGKQVIQSGKPVAIGKDAIIVDVDNT